Below is a genomic region from Oreochromis niloticus isolate F11D_XX linkage group LG13, O_niloticus_UMD_NMBU, whole genome shotgun sequence.
ATAGCCCTGCCATTAATGCACTCTGTAGCTGAGCCATTAGCCGCCTGGCCCGCAGCCAATTCAGCCACCCTTCCACCCGTTGCACCTCAACCACAACCGTCACTGCAGTCTCCGGCAGTTCAGCCTTCCCCAGTGCAGTCTTCCACTCAACCACCAGCTCCACTTTCTCCCCAACCGTCACTACTACCTCTAGCTCAGTCTCCTGTACAGTCGCCTCTAGTTCGGTTCCCTGTGCAGTCACCCCTAGTTCATTCCCCTGTGAAGCCATCAACTCCACCACCCACTCCTCtttcaccaccaccagtagCTCAGCTCGCACCTGACCCATTGGCCCAGTTCTCCGTAGCAGTTCAGTTTTCTGGCCAGCGTAACATTGAGCCAGGGGTCCCAATTCCCTCTGGCTCTACATCAGCTCCTGCTGGAAGCTCTGATGAGCCCATCCAGCACTCCGCGGCTCCCATGCCGCCACCTGCcttctccgctggagggtccgaggggcccgtccagccgcctgtccccgctggagggtccgaggggcccgtccagccgcctgtccccgctggagggtccgaggggcccgtccagccgtctgtctccgctggagggtccgaggggcccgtccagccgtctgtctccgctggagggtccgaggggcccgtccagccatcCTCAGCCTCCATGTCCGCAGCAGACTCCGAGTCTTCGTCCTCATCAGCTGCATcgcccacgccgtcgcctgcagcgccgcCGTCTCCGGCAGCGCCACAGTCTCCGGCTTCCATGCCGTCGCCTTCAGCCTCAtcttcgcctggtccagccttcGAGCCTTCAGCCTCGCCGCccacgcctggtccagccttcGAGCCTTCAGCCTCGCCGCccacgcctggtccagccttcGAGCCTTCAGCCTCGCCGCccacgcctggtccagccttcGAGCCTTCAGCCTCGCCGCCCggtccagcctctgcttcgGCTTCAACGTCGCCCggtccagcctctgcttcgGCTTCAACGTCGCCCggtccagcctctgcttcgGCTTCAACGTCGCCCggtccagcctctgcttcgACTTCAACGTCGCCTGGTCCTGTGGCTGCCACGCCCCCGTCTGttcctgcctcgtcagctggagggcccgaggagcccgtccagccaccTGCTGCAGCCTCACCTGCATCGGCTCCGGCTTCGCCTGGCGCAGCCTCTGCATCAGCCTCTGCATCAGCCTCACCTGCATCGGCTTCGGCTTCGCCTGGCGCAGCCTCTATCTTGCCTGGAGCTGCGGGGGCCTCGCCGTTCTCAGGTCACCAACTGCCGCCTCGGCGTCGCCGGCCGCTTTCCAGGCCTCTGAGTCGGCATCATGGCCGTCGAGGGCGGCCCCCCCGAACTGCTTCCACGTCGCCGCCGTCGCCgtccgcacggccggccccccGAACTGCTTCCACGTCGCCGCCGTCGCCgtccgcacggccggcccccgAACTGCTTCCACGTCGCCGCCGTCGCCgtccgcacggccggcccccgAACTGCTTCCACGTCGCCGCCGTCGCCgtccgcacggccggccccccGAACTGCTTCCACGTCGCCGCTGTCGCCgtccgcacggccggcccccgAACTGCTTCCACGTCGCCGCCGTCGCCgtccgcacggccggccccccGAACTGCTTCCACGTCGCCGCCGTTGCTGTCCgcacggtcggccccctgaGCTGCTTCTACGTCATCGCAGCCGTTGGTTTCTGCACGGCCGGCCTCCTGACCGGCTCTGTCGCCTGTGCCACCCACCTGGTTGGCCCCCGACCGTTTGACTTATGAACTTCTGTGCCGGCGACCTCCGGGttggccccctgaactgtttttCTGTTGCCGCCGTTGCCGTCCGCACGGTTGGGCCCCTGACTTCCTGCTGAACTGTTGTTTGTGCGCCAGTGTTTTTTGTGCGTGTGTCGTTTTTCGGCTCCTGgtgctcctgttttgtttcgcttcgGGCCCTCCTTCCTGGGCCCCCGCCGCCCGCCCTGGTcgggttgttttctgtttttggtcgtttttgttttcttgtgttgGGCTGTCTGGGGCCAGCCCTTGtgggggggggtactgtcatggttctgggtcggtgacccagtgtttttgattttgtactcttatttttgatattatgaATTATGacagtttgttttggtttcccaAGTGTTCATTCTGTGCTCCCTGTTTTCCGTCGTCCCTGCCTGTGTATCCCCTCTAGTGTGGTCAGGTCCCTGTATTAAGCCCGCGTCTCggagtctgtctgtgtgtgtgtgtgtgtgtgtgtgtgtgtgtgtgtttcctgttttatattgaaggtccgtgtcttatgtgaatgtgtcctgctttgcttccttgtctcgtcagtcctgatttctcccagctgtgccctccttctgtgtctcgttcccctcgttacttccagtgtatttaaaccctgtgtttctctgagtcagtgtcgcgtcgtccctcaagctgtgtgtttccttgtgTGCCTCCCCGTCAAATGTAAGTTtatatttcccagtttagttttgtatgctTTCCcctgccagcaaataaagctgagttttgaGTTCATCCTTCGAGTCTGAGtgtctgcaccttgggtcctactcctgcctgccacacagcgtttcATGACAGTAACCttggtttcttttggtcaatttgcacgattgacacctctttttaatcGTTTTAGCCAATAGATTCAAAGTAACGACGCCACGTTCACGtcacttcaaccaatcagacgttGTAATGCCAAAACCCACGTGTGTCCAAATTTATTGCATGTGGCGTCTGTCCAGTCACGTGTCTGtaggtgggtctaaaatggagATTGTTGACGGAAAAACGGCTCTGATGCGGCTAGGTTGGCATGGTAACTACCTGCTATCGTGGctaccggctaccggcgaaaataacggaggaaatcgggacggtaagccaatttccgtcttagcgcatttgcgccgctgtgtgtttttgtggtcttcttttgcagctaattcagtgaattttggtctgatcgtggtCAAACTTGGTGTGTGCAGTCAGTGATAGCCCTGGAAGCTAACCAGcctatttttaaccagttacatcaagtctgaagaatttctggttcggctttgtgtgtttagcggacttctgcgcatttacgtaactgctcgtttaatcgcggcttgttttcggtgtgtttggtggttgtagaaatggtttatatgacattttagctgagattctgaggtttctgtggataccacacatgtctggatttatatttctcaaccggcgttataaccgattaaacgtgatctcctcctttttgcccccAATGCCGGGGGCGTGGGGGAGAAGATTAATAAAAACCAGTAGAGGCAATGATTAAATTAAACagctaacatccatccatccattcgcttccacttatcctttttcagggtcgcggcgctggagcctatcccaggtTTCATAGAGCgggaggcggggtacaccctggacaagtcgccagtctgtcacagggctaacacacaggaacagacaaccattcgcactcacatttacacctatgggcagtttggattaatcaattaacctatccccacaaactgcatgtctttggactgtgggaggaagccggagtacccggagggaacccacgcaaacacggggagaacatgcaaactccacacagaacgaCCCCgtcctgatggtggaattgaactcaagaccttcttgctgtgcagcaacagtgtTGCCCTAAAcagttaatatttaataatcaaatTAATGACTAAAAAGGCACTGATCTAATTAATATCAAACTTAATacaaccaaaaacaaataagtacataataaacagtcaaacaaaatttaaaacactTGGTACTTGCAGTGGTTGGCAAAGTTTCATTTTATCCAGACTTGATAGTAGAGGGCTTTCAAAACAGTCTCTGATGGTGTCTGAGGATCTGGAACAGGTTTTGGATCCAATGTGCTGGAGGACTTGCAGATGCTTCTTCAGATGCTCGGTGTAGATTAGCCTTCTTTCCTTGCAGTCTGAAAGCAAATACAAAGCACAATAAAGCAAACTGCCCATGTCAAAAGCAAATATACAATCTTACATTTAATAGAGCTGACACAATTAATCGTATAATGACTTACAATTGTAATGCATTGCAATGCGGACATAAAGCATTCTTAATCCATTCAGAAGAAACTAATCGATTATTAAATACAgtcccgatcaaaagtttaagaccacttgaaaaatggcaaaaaatcatcttttgcatggttggatcttaacaaggttccaacaacatgcaacaagcagaaatgggagtgagacaaaacatttaacTTACATTTCACAAACTTAAACTGggacaggctgttttacagctgatcaaatgtttaggaccacatgcctttaaaaggccaaatctgtgcaaaactgtggattcattgtcattttctgtcaggtagtcagaCTGTCAGAatgttctgatggcaaaagcaaaaaaactttcctttttgaacatggtcggcttgttgaactgcataagtAGGGTTGCTCACAGCGCGCCATCGCTGAGGTGGGATGCAGTTAAGACGGTCATTTCTTAAATAATCCTGggggttatggaacaaaaacGTGAAGTGGAAGACCGAAAAAATCCTCAACCTGAATTAAGGCCATTAGTGGTGCCAACTGCACCCCCATAACCATCAAATggcatctgagactgaagggcttcaaaaaccaattctctgatgagaaaaaaatataaccttttttttctcctgtaaaaaaaatgcaaccttgatggtcctgatggtttccaaCCTTACTGACATGTCAAGCAGATCccacctgagatgttttctTCGCCCTACAGACGAGGGGGTGCCACAATGATTGGGGAGATGCTTTTTTCTTCAGTAGAACAATGAAGCTTCAAGAGGTGCAGGGGTGACAAATGGCTgctggctatgtccagatgttgcagagagcatCCCTCATGACTGAGGGCCCTCATCTGTGTGGTCAcgactgggtttttcaacaggacaacgctACAGTACACAATGCCCACAGGACAAAGGACTTCTTCCAGGAGAATAACATCACTCTTTTGGACCATCCTGCGTCTTCCCCTGATCTAAATCCTACTGAGAATGGACAACAGTTCCAGACAGTAAAAACCCTTCGTGTGGCCGTcttcaccacttggagaaatgttcccactcaccTCATGGAAACGCTTGCAtgaagtgatcaacaataaCAGCGGACCAATTAATTACTGAGTTCAAGTTTGGAACTTTCTGCTTTGGGGGTTTACCCATGTTTTTTGGaagtgtggtcctaaacttttgatcagctgtaaaacagcctgtttcagtttaagcgtggtttttaataaattgcatgctcaaaaaatgttttgccttCCTcctatttcttcttgttgcatgttgaagctctacttggaaccttgttaagatccaaccatgcaaaatatgattttttgccatttttcaaatagtctaaaacttttgatcaggactgtacaacctaaaaataacagcaatttGTTTTCTTCAGCCACATACATCACAGTGGACCAACAAGTGCAGTTTGTGTTCAGacaagcaataaaaaaatagcTTATATATACCCTCCTTTATTTAttggtgaaaacaaacaaactgcaatGAAGTTATCATGATGCATtgggaaaaaaattatatttttcgGCGCAAAATGTCTGTAGTTTTCTAATAAAATCTCTGTTACTGAGCCTCACAGGTCCTTTTCTTC
It encodes:
- the LOC112842013 gene encoding uncharacterized protein LOC112842013 — protein: MWRDLKIVSLIVLVKSRRTRADGTRSSCRSGRCPESAEKVSRRKFEWDCEKHEVGGTGDRAGQEAGRAETNGCDDVEAAQGADRADSNGGDVEAVRGAGRADGDGGDVEAVRGPAVRTATAATWKQFGGPAVRTATAATWKQFGGRPCGRRRRRRGSSSGAGRADGDGGDVEAVRGAGRADGDGGDVEANGEAPAAPGKIEAAPGEAEADAGEADAEADAEAAPGEAGADAGEAAAGGWTGSSGPPADEAGTDGGVAATGPGDVEAEAEAGPGDVEAEAEAGPGDVEAEAEAGPGGEAEGSKAGPGVGGEAEGSKAGPGVGGEAEGSKAGPGVGGEAEGSKAGPGEDEAEGDGMEAGDCGAAGDGGAAGDGVGDAADEDEDSESAADMEAEDGWTGPSDPPAETDGWTGPSDPPAETDGWTGPSDPPAGTGGWTGPSDPPAGTGGWTGPSDPPAEKAGGGMGAAECWMGSSELPAGADVEPEGIGTPGSMLRWPEN